TCGGTCGCACGCTGGACACGGTCGAGACCCCGACGCCGCTCAGCGCACCGAACACCGCGCTGACGTCGCTGGCCCACAGTGCCAGCCGCTACCTGCGGCGTTGGCATCGGCGCCGGGCGTTGTGGGTCGGCGTGGCGATCGGCGGAACCGTCGACAACGCCAGCGGCTTAGTGGACCACCCCCGGTTGGGCTGGCGGCAGGCTCCCGTCGGGCCGGTGTTGGCCGATGCGCTGGGCCTGCCGATCTCGGTGGCTTCCCACGTCGACGCGATGGCCGGAGCCGAACTGCTGCTCGGGATGCGACGGTTCGGACCGAACTCGTCGACCAGCCTGTACGTGTATGCGCGCGAAACGGTGGGCTACGCGTTGGTGATCGGCGGCCGCGTGCACTGCCCGTCGAGCGGCCCGGGCACCATCGCACCGCTGCCGGTGCAGTCCGAGCTGCTCGGCGGTTCGGGGCAGCTCGAGTCCACCGTCAGCGACGAAGGCGTGCTGGCGGCTGCGCGCCGGCTTCGCATCCTTCCGGGAGTCGCCGCGGCCAATCACACCGGCGCGTCGACCGCCGCAATGGGCGACCTGCTGCGGGTCGCGCGTGCAGGTAACCAACAGGCCAAGGACTTGCTGGCCGAGCGGGCCAAGGTGCTCGGCGGCGCTGTCGCACTGCTGCGCGACATGCTCAACCCCGACGAGGTGGTGGTCGGCGGGCAGGCGTTCACCGAGTTCCCCGAGGGAATGGAACAGGTGAAGGCCGCGTTCGCCGAGCGTTCGGTGCTGGGACCACGCGAAATCCGAGTCACCGCCTTCGGCAACCGGGTGCAGGAGGCCGGTGCCGGTGTCGTCTCGCTGGACGGCCTCTACGCCGACCCGCTGGGAGCGATGCGCAGGTCCGGGGCGTTGGCGCCACGGCTGCCCGACGCCGAGCCCGCTGCCCTGGCCAAGTAGGCGCGCGCCACGCAACCCGGCCACCCGCAGGCGTGCTGTAAAGATGAAAGGGTGCGGTTCCCCGTCGTTCGCGAAGACGAGCCCCTGCTGACTCGAGGCGCCCGTGGCGGAGACGGCCCGCGCCGGGTCGCCCTGCTGGCGGTGCACACCTCGCCGCTGGCCCAGCCCGGGAGCGGGGACGCCGGCGGGATGAACGTCTACGTGCTGCAGACCGCGCTGCACCTGGCCCGGCGGGGTATCGAGGTGGAAATCTTCACGCGGGCCACCTCATCGGCCGACCCGCCGTTGGTGCGGGTCGAACCCGGGGTGCTGGTGCGCAACGTGGTCGCTGGGCCGTTCGAGGGTCTGGACAAGTACGACCTGCCCACCCAGCTGTGCGCATTCGCCGCCGGAGTGTTGCGCGCCGAGGCCGCCCATGAGCCCGGCTACTACGACATTGTGCACTCGCACTACTGGCTGTCCGGGCAGGTCGGCTGGCTGGCGCGGGACCGCTGGGCGGTGCCGTTGGTGCACACCGCGCACACCCTCGCCGCGGTCAAGAATGCCGCCTTGGCCGACGGGGACACCGCGGAGCCGCCGCTGCGGACGGTGGGCGAACAACAGGTGGTCGAGGAGGCCGACCGGCTTATCGTCAACACCGATGACGAGGCACGGCAATTGATCTCCTTGCACCAGGCCGATCCGGCACGGATCGACGTGGTGCATCCCGGCGTCGATCTGGACGTGTTCCGGCCCGGTAACCGGTATGCGGCGCGAACCGCGCTCGGGTTCGCGCATGACGAACCGGTGGTGGCGTTCGTCGGGCGCATCCAACCGCTGAAAGCCCCCGACATCGTGTTGCGCGCGGCGGCGCGAGTTCCGGGCGTGCGGATCGTGGTGGCTGGAGGGCCGTCAGGCAGCGGCCTGGGTTCACCGGACGGCCTGGCACGGCTGGCCGACGACCTGGGCATCGCGCAGCGGGTGACGTTTCTGCCCCCACAGTCCCGATCGGAGCTGGCCAGGTTGTTCCACGCGGCGGATCTGGTTGCGGTGCCCAGCTATTCGGAATCTTTCGGCCTGGTCGCGGTCGAGGCGCAGGCTTGCGGCACCCCGGTGGTGGCGGCCGCGGTCGGCGGGCTGCCGGTTGCGGTGCGTGACGGTATCACCGGCACGTTAGTGGCCGGCCACGAAGTTCAGCGGTGGGCGGTGGCCATCGACGAGCTGCTGCAAGTCATCGCCGGGCCTCAGGGGCGGGCGATGAGCCGCGCGGCGGCCGCGCATGCGGCCACGTTCTCATGGGAGAACACCACCGACGCGTTGCTGGCCAGCTACCGGCGCGCGATCGGCGATTTCCGGGCCGAGCCTCACCGCCGAACACCCGACCTCGTCGCCAAACGCCGGCCCCGGCGCTGGACGGCACGCCGCGGAGTCGGCGCATGACATCGGCGGTGCAGCGGGTGATCGAGGATGCGCTACGGGCCAGCGACCTGGAGTACTCCGCACACGAAGGGGCGCACGGCGGACTGCCCGGCTTGATCGTGGCGCTGCCCGGTGAGCGCCGCCTGAAGACCAACACGATCCTGAGCATCGGCGAACATTCGTTGCGCGTCGAGGCGTTCGTGTGCCGCAAGCCCGACGAGAACCACGAGGGCGTCTACCGCTTCCTGCTCAAGCGCAATCGTCGGCTCTACGGGGTCGCCTACACGCTGGACAACGTCGGCGACATCTACCTGGTCGGCCGGATGTCGCTGGCGTCGGTGGATGACGAGGAGATCGACCGGGTGCTCGGCCAGGTGCTCGAGGCGGTGGATGCGGACTTCAATACGTTGCTGGAGCTGGGTTTTCGGTCGTCGATCCAGAAAGAGTGGGAGTGGCGGGTGTCCCGCGGCGAGTCGCTGAAGAATCTGGCGGCGTTCGAGCACCTGATCGACGAAGACGACTGATATTTGCGCGAGCCCGGCGTCACGGTGAAACGTCCCCGGCGGTTTCGCAGTGCGGTCACGCTCACCGTCACTCGGGGAGCCCGTGAGAGACTGGCCGGCATGGGTGACACGGGCACGCTGGTACTGCTCCGCCACGGCGAGAGCGAATGGAATGCGCTGAACCTTTTCACCGGTTGGGTGGATGTCGGGCTGACGGACAAGGGCCGCACCGAGGCGGTGCGCGCCGGGGAGTTGCTGGCCGAGCAGAACTTGTTGCCCGATGTGCTGTATACCTCGTTGCTGCGGCGGGCCATCAGCTCCGCGAATCTGGCTCTGGACGCTGCTGACCGGCTGTGGATCCCGGTGCATCGCAGCTGGCGGCTCAACGAACGCCACTACGGCGCACTGCAGGGACTGGATAAGGCCAAGACGAAGGAACGCTACGGCGAAGAGCAGTTCATGGCCTGGCGGCGCAGCTACGACACCCCGCCGCCGGAGATCGAGAAGGGCAGCGAGTTCAGTCAGGACACCGACCCCCGCTACGCGAACATCGGCGGCGGCCCGCTGACCGAATGCCTGTCCGACGTGGTAATTCGCTTCCTGCCGTACTTCACCGATGTCATCGTCCCGGACCTGCGCCTCGGCAAGACGGTGCTGATCGCCGCGCACGGCAACTCGCTGCGCGCGCTGGTCAAGTATCTGGATCAGATGTCCGACGACGACGTCGTTGGACTGAATATCCCCACCGGTATCCCATTGCGCTACGACTTGGATGCCGAGTTGCGCCCGGTGGTGGCCGGGGGCACCTACCTGGACCCCCAGGCGGCGGCCGCCGGCGCAGCCGCAGTGGCCAGCCAGGGTGCGGCGAAAGCCTGATTTCGACCCGGGGAGGGCCGGTTGCTGAACAGCGCGTTAACGCGAGCGGAACACCTATGCCCAAGACTGTGACTTGTCCGATTTCGGCCTCGTCCCGCTAGGGTGGCGTTCACCCGATTTGTAGGATTCGGCATGTGACTGTGTTCTCGGCGCTGTTGCTGGCCGGGGTATCGTCCGCGCTGGCGCTGATCGTCGGAGTTGCGGCCGGAATGCGGCTGTCGCGGCGAGTCGGGCAGCAGCATCAACAGCGCAGCGAGTGGACGGGCATCACCGTCGCGCAGATGCTGCAGCGAATCGTGGCCCTGATGCCAATGGGCGCGGCGGTGGTCGATACCCACCGCGACGTCGTCTTCCTCAACGATCGCGCCAAGGAGCTCGGTCTGGTACGTGACCGCCAGCTCGATGACGACGCCTGGAAGGCCGCCAAGCAGGCGCTGAGCGGTGTGGACGTCGAGTTCGACCTGTCGCCCGGCAAGCGTTCGACCTCCCGGTCCGGGTTGTGCGTGCACGGGCACGCCCGGCTGCTTAGCGAGGAGGACCGCCGCTTCGCGGTGGTGTTCGTGCTCGACCAGTCCGACTACGCCCGGATGGAGGCGACCAGGCGTGATTTCGTGGCCAACGTCAGCCACGAGCTCAAGACGCCCGTCGGCGCCATGGCGCTGCTGGCCGAGGCACTGCTGGCGTCCGCGGATGACACCGAGACGGTTCGCCGGTTCGCCGAGAAGGTGCTGATCGAGGCCAACCGGCTGGGTGACATGGTCGCCGAACTGATCGAACTGTCGCGGCTGCAGGGGGCCGAGCGACTGTCCAACGTTACCGATGTCGAGATCGATAACGTTGTGGCCGAGGCGATTTCACGTCACAAGGTCGCCGCGGAAAACGCCCAGATCGAGGTTCGTACCGATGCCGCCAGCGGACTGAAGGTGCTGGGCGACCAGACGCTGTTGGTGACCGCGCTGGCCAACCTGGTGTCCAACGCAATCGCGTACTCACCGCGCGGGTCGTCGGTGTCGATCAGTCGGCGCAGGCGAGGCGACAGCGTGGAGATCGCGGTCACCGACCGGGGCATCGGGATCGCGCTGGAAGACCAGGAGCGGGTTTTCGAGCGGTTCTTCCGCGGCGATAAGGCGCGGTCGCGCGCGACAGGTGGCAGCGGGCTGGGGCTGGCCATCGTCAAGCACGTGGCCGCCAACCACGGCGGCAGCATCGGGGTGTGGAGCAAGCCGGGGACCGGGTCGACTTTCACCCTGTCCATCCCGGCGTCCGGCGTGGCGGGTGCCGAGCAGGACAACGCGCAAACCGAGCAGAGTCTGAGCCGCGAATTCAGGCCCGGGTTGCCGCAACGAGAGGAAGAGCTGAGTCGATGACACGCGCTGACGACGATGCAGAGCGCGACAAGAAGGAGTGGGGCAAATGACAAGCGTACTGATCGTGGAGGACGAGGAGTCGCTGGCCGACCCGCTAGCGTTTCTGCTGCGTAAGGAGGGCTTCGAGGCCACCGTGGTGACCGACGGCCCCTCGGCGTTGGCGGAGTTCGACCGGACCGGTGCCGACATCGTGCTGTTGGACCTGATGCTGCCCGGGATGTCGGGCACCGATGTGTGCAAGCAGCTGCGGGCGCGCTCCGGCGTTCCGGTGATCATGGTGACCGCCCGCGACAGCGAGATCGACAAGGTCGTCGGCCTGGAGCTCGGGGCCGACGACTATGTCACCAAGCCCTATTCGGCGCGGGAGCTGATCGCGCGGATTCGCGCTGTGCTGCGCCGTGGCGGCGACGACGACTCCGAGATCAGCGACGGCGTGTTGGAGTCGGGGCCGGTGCGGATGGACGTCGAACGGCATGTCGTCTCGGTCAATGGCGACGCGATCACGTTGCCGCTCAAGGAATTCGACCTTCTCGAGTATCTGATGCGCAACAGCGGGCGGGTGTTGACCCGGGGCCAGCTGATCGACCGGGTGTGGGGCGCGGACTACGTCGGAGACACCAAGACGCTGGACGTTCACGTCAAGCGGCTGCGATCCAAGATCGAGGCCGATCCCGCCAACCCGGTGCACCTGGTGACGGTGCGCGGGCTGGGCTACAAGCTCGAGGGCTGACCCGACGGCCGGTACCGGCCGTGTTCGGTGACGACGGCGGTGATCAGCGCGGCCGGGGTGACGTCGAAAGCCGGGTTGAACACATCGGCGTCCGCCGGGGTGATCGCGGTGCCGCTGAACATCCTGAGTTCCTCGGGCGCACGCTCCTCGATTGCGATGTCGGTGCCGGTGGCGACCGAGGTGTCGACCGTGGACGACGGCGCGACCACCACCAACGGCACGCCGTGATGACGGGCCGCGATGGCTAGGCCGTAGGTGCCGATCTTGTTGGCGACGTCGCCGTTGGCGGCGATGCGATCTGCACCGACCAGGACGCAGTCGACGAGGCCACGGGCCATCGCCGCGGCAGCGGCGCCGTCTGCCTGCACCCGGTAAGGCACGCCGGCCTGCGCCAGCTCCCACGCGGTGAGCCGGGCGCCCTGCAGCAGCGGGCGTGTCTCGTCGACCAGTACCGACTCGACCAGCCCGCGTTCGTGTAGGTGCCAGACGACGCCGAGCGCGCTGCCCCACGCCACGGTGGCGAGATGACCGGCGTTGCAGTGGCTGAGCAGCCGCAGGGGGCGGCGATCGCACGCGGCGAGGACGATCTCGGCGGCGTGTGACGACGCGATGCGGTTCAGGTGTTCGTCTTCGTTGAGGATTTCCAGGGCTTCGGCCAGCACGGCTTCAGCGCCTTGGTCGAGTTTCTCCAGAGCGCGGGCGACTCCCCAGCCGAGGTTGACCGCGGTCGGTCGCGCCTTGGCGACCCGCTCGGCGGCGGCCACCGGGTCGCCTCCCTCACGGATCGCGAGCACTACGCCGAGCGCCCCGGCCGCACCGAGTGCCGGGGCGCCGCGCACGGCCAGCCGGCGGATAGCGTCGATCAGCGTGTCGACGCTGCGCAGCCGTAGCACGCGATAGTCGGCGGGCAGCGCCGTCTGGTCGATGATCGTGACCGCGTCACCGTCCCAGTCAATGGTTCTGCGCACCAGCCGACCCTAGCTGCGGCCGGTACGGGGAGACCTCGGGACTTCCGGTCAGCGCGGCGACGACCTGCTCGGCCACCGCGAGCGCCATCGCCATGATCGACAGCTGCGGGTTGACCTCTGGGCAGCTGGGCAGGATCGATGCGTCGGCCACCCACACGCCGTCTACGCCGCGCAGCCGTCCGACCGGATCGACCGGGCAGACCTGTTCGTCGGAGCCGGCGGCGGCGGTCCCGGTCGGGTGGAAAGCGGAAAGATGCAGACTGCGGGGATCGCTGCGGGACAACACATCCTGCAATTCCGCCACCGACTTCACCGGGCTCGCTCCGGGCAACCCGGTGAGTACTTCGACGGCACCCGCGGCGAACAGCAGTCGACCGATCGCCTGGAGCGCGAGCCGCAATTTGGCGACGTCGGCTCCGGCGATGTCGTAGCGCACCACCGTTTCGCCGCGCACCGAATGCACGGAGCCGACGCCGCGGTCGGCCACCATCGCACCGAACGTCGCGATCTGCGGTGCCCGCGCCAGCCAATGCAGCAACTCGGTCCCGAAGCCGGGGAACACGATTGACCCCATGCCCGGTGGAGTGGAGGTGGCCTCGATCAACACGCCGTCGGACTCGTGGAATTCGTGCACGGCGGCGCTCTGCAGCACCCCACGCCAGGCGTACACGTCGTCGTCGAACCGTCCGGCCAGCAGCGTCGCGGGATGCAGCGCAAGGTTGCTGCCTAGGCGGGGGTGCCCACCGATACCGCTGCGCTGCAACAACATTGGCGTCTCGGTAGCGCCAGCGGCGACCACCACAGTTTCGGCCAGCACGTCGATGGCGGTGCCGTCCGGGCGTCGTGCGCGCACGCCGCGGGCGCGTCCGTTCGTGACAAGCACCCGTTCGACGCAAGCCTGTGAGACGATCCGCGCCCCCGCGGCGCACGCCTGCGGCAGGGCGTTGAGGTGCACGCCGAATTTCGCGTTGTGCGGGCAGCCGATTGCGCACTGGCAACAGCCTTCGCAGCCCGGGGCGTTGCGGGGGATGGGTGCGGCCTGCCAGCCCAGCGAACGGGCGGCGTCCAGTAGCAGATTTCCGTTGCGGCCCATAACGTTTCGTGATGTGGGTGCCACCTGCAGGGTGCGCTCGACTTCGTCGAGGTAGGTGGCCAGGCGCTCGGGGTCGGCCAGTTCGAGGCCGAACTCGCGCTGCCAGCGCCGCTGCACCGCGACCGGTGGCCGGTAGCAGGTGCCGGAGTTGACCACGGTGGTGCCGCCCACGGCGCGGCCCATCGGCAAGACCACCGACGGGCGGCCCAGCGCGATGGTTGCCCCGGCGCCACGGTAGAGGCCGGCGTAGCGGTCGATCGGGTGCGTGGTGCGGAACTCCTCGACCGTCCAGCGCCGCCCCTCTTCTAGGACGACGACATTCAGTCCGGCCTGGGCCAGCGTGCGGGCCGCCATCGCGCCGCCGGCTCCGGATCCGACCACTACCGCGTCGGCGGTCAGGACGGAGGCGCTCTCGTCGGACGGTGTCACGTTCAGCTCCGCGTCTGGGCGGACCGCGACGTCGCGCTGGGCCCGTGAGAGCAATTCGGCGGCGTACGTGTCGGCGCCGTTGGCCAGCAGCATGACCACCTTGAGACCTTCCACCGCCGCCCCGGCGTCCGGGTGCAACGCGGCGATGCGATGCAGCACCTCTACTCGCCGCTGCGGGCTCAGCCGCGCCAGCGAGCGGCCGGTGGTCAGATAGCTTGCCGCCGTCACTGACACCAGCCCGGCCTGGATAGCCAGCCGCGAGGTGGCCGGCATCGCAGTGAGGTAGCGGTCGAGCCGCTCCGCGAGTAGCGCCGCGGCCGGACCGCCGTGCTCCTCGGGCAGTAGCGCCGTGCCGAACGCGGCGGCGGCGCGGTCTGCGAGGCGGTTCACCCGCGTTGCCCGAGTGCGCGTCCGAGCTTGAGGAAGAGCGGGTAGGTCGCGAAAATGGCCCCGGCGGCGGCGTGTGCCGGCCAGTCCAAGTCGTCAGTGTCCAGGCTGAAAGCGCCGCTGTTCCACATGAAGTCGCGGCCGTTGCGGGCGCGGAATGGGCGCCACAGGAAGCCCAACCCGGGCACGTTGTTGTACAAACCGAACGAGCCGGCGAAGAACACGCCGAGGACGGCGGCCTCGACGAGGTCGCGGCGCTGCGGGGGCAGTGCTCGCTCGAGAAGTACGCCGGAGGCGAACAGCAGTGGCGGGTCCAGGGCGAAGCTCATCACGGAGTCCTTTCGTTGACGGGAGGCGCCTGCTCTCCGCGCAGGCCCACTTCGGCGTGGCCGGTGCCCAGCACCGACCACTGGCGGTCGTTGATCTCGACGTAGACGTCGGCCTGCTCGGTGTTGGTGCACACGCAGGTGCCGCCGTCGGGGTCGGTGTATTGCAGGCTCACGCATCGCTGCGGCGGCTGGTCGACGCGGATCAGTACCTCACGGCCATCGATGCGCCCCTGCAGCTGCCAATGCCGCAGGCCCAGGGTGGTCCGCATCCGTAGCGCCGGTCCTTGACCCAAAGGCCCTGCGGGCCAATCCGTTCCGTCGATACGGAAGCGGATGAACGCCAGCGGCGGCAGCCGGCGCAGCCCGGGTTTGGGTGACTGCGCGGTGACCGCTTCGAGCACGTTGCCGTTGCCGAAGTCGGCGTGCACCCAGCCCCAGCGTTTGGCGTTGCCGTGGCCGTAGATGTGTGCGACGTTGCCGCGCCAGCCGTCGATGCATCTGGTGCTGTCGTCGATGGTGAGGGTGCCTGCGAAGTCCGCCGTCGGAGCCAGTACCACCTGGGCGCCGGGCAGCAGCTCGCGTTCCCACGCGACGCGCGGAAACGTCCACAGCGGCGCAGCACTGTCCTTCCAGGACAGGTCCCAGGCCAGTGATCCCGCAGCGCCGGTCAATCCCTGCGGACCCACCGCGGCGCCCGCAGCTTCGAACCAGGTGGGGCCGGTCGCTGGCGCGACGGGCTCGGGGCCGAACCGTTCGGTACGCGGTGGGCCCTCGGCGGGAAACCAGGTGACCCAGCCGTGGGCGTAGGGAGCCCCGTCAGTGGGCGCCACCGTCTCGCAGTGCACCCATAACCCGGCACGCGTCACGGGATCGGACAGCGTGCAATACCAGACCTCGAGGCGTCCTTTGGCGCCGCGCCAGCGGGGGTGTGCCGCTAGAACGTGGTCGACTGGCTCATCCACTTGTATGCCTCCTCGGCCGGACGGGACCGACACGCCGGTTCGGGTTCGCCGGGTAGCGCCCGATCCAACTATATTGGTTGAGCCAATGAGCCAGTCAACCCCGATACCTCCGCCCGACCGACAGCGCGTCGACGAACAGATCGCCGCGTCGATCGCCGACGCTATCCTCGACGGCGTCTTCCCACCCGGTTCGACCCTGCCACCCGAACGTGAACTCGCTGATCAGCTGGGCGTCAACCGCACCTCGCTGCGGCAGGGACTGGCCCGCCTGCAGCAGATGGGCCTGATCGACGTGCGGCACGGCAGCGGCAGCGTGGTGCGCGACCCCGAAGGCCTCACCCACCCCGCAGTGGTGGAGGCGCTGGTGCGCAAACTTGGCCCGGAATTCCTGGTCGAGTTGCTGGAGATCCGCGGCGCACTGGGACCGCTGATCGGAAGGCTGGCAGCGCAACGCAGCACTCCGGCCGACGCGGATGCGCTGTGCGCCGCGCTGACCGCGGTCGAGGACTCGGCCACCGCCGTGGCCCGGCAGAGCGCCGACCTCGCCTACTTCCACGTGTTGATCCACAGCACCCGCAATCGCGCGCTGGGGTTGTTGTATCGGTGGGTCGAACAAGCCTTCGGCGGCCGTGAACACGAACTCACCGGAGCTTACGAAGACCCTGAGCCAGTGGTGGCCGACCTACGGGCGATCACCGACGCGGTCTGTGCGCGCGACGAGGCGGCCGCCGCGGCTACCGTCGAGGCGTATCTGAACGCCAGCGCGCTGCGGATGGTGCTGGCCTATACCGGCACCCGCGCCCCGAGCGCGCCGGCTACTGGGCCGCCCGCGTCGCCGGATGCACCGCGATAAGCCCTAATTGACTGCGCCGCTTGCACATTGCGGCCAGCTCGGCGTACGCCTTCTCGCCGAGCAGCTCGGTGAGCTCGTCGGCGAGGCTCTGCCATACCGGGGTGGCGCCGACATGCGCGGCTGGATCACCGGTGCAATACCAGTGCAGGTCGGCGCCGCCGGATCCCCAGCCGCGCCGGTCGTATTCGGTGACGAACGTCTTGAGGATCTCCGTGCCGTCCGGCCGCGTCACCCACTCCTGGCTGCGCCGGATCGGCAGCTGCCAGCACACGTCGGGCTTCATAGTTAGCGGCGGCACCCCCAGCTTGAGGGCCTTGCTGTGTAACGCGCAGCCCACGCCGCCGGCGAACCCGGGCCGGTTCAAGAAGATGCAGGCGTTCTTGTGTTTACGGGTGCGGTACTGCGGCTCACCCTCGTATTCGTCCATCTCCAGGTAGCCCTTGCGGCCCAAGCCCTTATCGCGGAACTGCCAGTCGTCGGCGGTCAGCTTCTTGACCGCGTCGTCCAGCCGGGCGCGGTCGTCGTCGTCGGACAGAAACGCGCCGTGCGAGCAACATCCGTCGTCCGGCCGGCCGGCCACGGTGCCCTGGCAGGCCGGCGTGCCGAACACGCACGTCCATCGCGACAGCAGCCAAGTGAGATCGGCAGCGATCAGGTGCTCGGAATTGTCGGGGTCGTAGAACTCCACCCATTCACGGGCGAAATCGGGTTCGACCTCTGTTCCGGGCAGCGAGTTGGCCACGGGTGCAACGTTAGTCCACGATTCGGCCCGCTACCGGCTGAGACGCTTGGGTAGGCGTCGACGTCGGCGCCCGCAAGCCAAGCGCGGGTCGCGAGACGGGCCCACCGCCAACCCGGCTAGTTTGATTCCGTGCGATTGGGCGTGCTGGACGTGGGTAGCAACACCGTCCATCTGTTGGTGGTCGATGCGCACCGTGGTGGGCATCCGACGCCGATGAGCTCGACCAAGGCCACCCTGCGCCTGGCCGAGGCCACCGACAGCTCGGGCAAGATCACCAAGCGCGGTGCCGACAAGCTGGTTTCCACCATCGACGAGTTCGCCAAGATCGCGGTCAGCTCCGGCTGTTCGGAATTGATGGCCTTCGCCACCTCCGCCGTCCGCGACGCAGAGAACTCCGACGACGTACTGGCCAGGGTGCGCAAAGAGGCCGATGTCGAGCTGCAGGTGCTGCGCGGGGTGGACGAGTCGCGGCTGACCTTCCTGGCGGTGCGGCGCTGGTTCGGCTGGAGCGCGGGACGGATCATCAACCTCGACATAGGTGGCGGCTCGCTGGAGATGTCCAGCGGCGTGGACGAGGAGCCCGACGTCGCGTTGTCGCTGCCACTGGGTGCCGGCCGCCTGACCCGCGAATGGTTGCCGGACGATCCGCCCGGCCGGCGGCGGGTGGCAATGCTGCGCGACTGGCTCGACGCTGAGGTTGCCGAAGCCAGCGCGACCGTCCTTGATGCCGGCGCACCCGACCTCGCGGTCGCGACCTCCAAAACGTTCCGTTCGTTGGCGCGCCTGACCGGCGCGGCGCCCTCGGCCGCCGGGCCACGGGTGAAGCGCACGCTCACGGCGAACGGCCTCAGACAACTCATATCTTTCATCTCTAGGATGACGACCGCTGACCGGGCAGAACTGGAAGGAGTCAGCGCCGAGCGGGCGCCACAGATCGTGGCAGGCGCTCTGGTGGCGGAGGCGAGCATGAGGGCGCTGTCGATAGAAACGGTGGACATCTGCCCGTGGGCGCTACGGGAGGGGCTCATCTTGCGCAAACTCGACAGCGAGGCCGATGGAACGGCCTTCATGGAAACCTCGACCGTGCAGACGTCGGTGCGGGATGCTGGAGGTCAGTCGGTTGATCGGCACGCGCGGTCGAGAGGCAGCAAAACATGACTGACACCGAGGACACCAAACAGATTTCGGTGGCCGAACTGCTGGCCCGGAACGGGAACATCGGCGCGCCGGCGAGTACCCGTCGGCGTCGGCGCCGCAGGGGTGACGACTCCGTCAGCGTCGCCGAACTGACCGGCGAGATCCCCGTCGTTCGTGACGATCGTCACGGCCAGGAGCCGCCGGCACCGAAAGCCGCGGGCCCCAGCGTCGCGGACCCGGTTTGGCCGTCCGCCGAAGTCCGTGTCGCCGAACCGACGCCCACGGCCGAGCCACCTGCCAAAGCCCCCGCCAAGGCCCCCGAGCCCGCCCGGTTCGAGTCCGAAGGCAAGGCCACCTACTGGGCGGAGCCCGAGCCCCGCTGGCCCAAGTCAGAGTCGGCCGCGCGGCGCA
The nucleotide sequence above comes from Mycobacterium vicinigordonae. Encoded proteins:
- a CDS encoding GMC family oxidoreductase; this encodes MNRLADRAAAAFGTALLPEEHGGPAAALLAERLDRYLTAMPATSRLAIQAGLVSVTAASYLTTGRSLARLSPQRRVEVLHRIAALHPDAGAAVEGLKVVMLLANGADTYAAELLSRAQRDVAVRPDAELNVTPSDESASVLTADAVVVGSGAGGAMAARTLAQAGLNVVVLEEGRRWTVEEFRTTHPIDRYAGLYRGAGATIALGRPSVVLPMGRAVGGTTVVNSGTCYRPPVAVQRRWQREFGLELADPERLATYLDEVERTLQVAPTSRNVMGRNGNLLLDAARSLGWQAAPIPRNAPGCEGCCQCAIGCPHNAKFGVHLNALPQACAAGARIVSQACVERVLVTNGRARGVRARRPDGTAIDVLAETVVVAAGATETPMLLQRSGIGGHPRLGSNLALHPATLLAGRFDDDVYAWRGVLQSAAVHEFHESDGVLIEATSTPPGMGSIVFPGFGTELLHWLARAPQIATFGAMVADRGVGSVHSVRGETVVRYDIAGADVAKLRLALQAIGRLLFAAGAVEVLTGLPGASPVKSVAELQDVLSRSDPRSLHLSAFHPTGTAAAGSDEQVCPVDPVGRLRGVDGVWVADASILPSCPEVNPQLSIMAMALAVAEQVVAALTGSPEVSPYRPQLGSAGAQNH
- a CDS encoding FadR/GntR family transcriptional regulator, with translation MSQSTPIPPPDRQRVDEQIAASIADAILDGVFPPGSTLPPERELADQLGVNRTSLRQGLARLQQMGLIDVRHGSGSVVRDPEGLTHPAVVEALVRKLGPEFLVELLEIRGALGPLIGRLAAQRSTPADADALCAALTAVEDSATAVARQSADLAYFHVLIHSTRNRALGLLYRWVEQAFGGREHELTGAYEDPEPVVADLRAITDAVCARDEAAAAATVEAYLNASALRMVLAYTGTRAPSAPATGPPASPDAPR
- a CDS encoding Ppx/GppA phosphatase family protein, whose product is MRLGVLDVGSNTVHLLVVDAHRGGHPTPMSSTKATLRLAEATDSSGKITKRGADKLVSTIDEFAKIAVSSGCSELMAFATSAVRDAENSDDVLARVRKEADVELQVLRGVDESRLTFLAVRRWFGWSAGRIINLDIGGGSLEMSSGVDEEPDVALSLPLGAGRLTREWLPDDPPGRRRVAMLRDWLDAEVAEASATVLDAGAPDLAVATSKTFRSLARLTGAAPSAAGPRVKRTLTANGLRQLISFISRMTTADRAELEGVSAERAPQIVAGALVAEASMRALSIETVDICPWALREGLILRKLDSEADGTAFMETSTVQTSVRDAGGQSVDRHARSRGSKT